The segment AATATAGTTTTCAAATTATTATCTTCTAGACCTATATCATCTGTATCCCAAGCTTGATTATCTCCTTCTTCTCTAGCTTTTCTAGCTCTTTCTCTTTGCTTTTGCATTTCAGAGTTAAATCCATCTTCATCTATGTTCATATCATACTCTTCTAATATTTCCTTAGTTAAATCAATAGGAAATCCATAAGTATCGTAAAGTTTAAAAGCTCTTTTTCCATCTAATATATTTTTTCCTTCATTTTTTATAATTTCTACATATTCATTTAATATATTAATTCCTTGCTCTATAGTTTCTTGGAATTTGTCTTCTTCTACTTTTATTACTTTCTTAATTTGACTTTCTCTTTCTCTCAGCTCTACATAAGTTTCTCCCCATGAATCTATTATTTTAGATGAAAGTCTATTTAAAAAATCTTCTTTTATTCCTAAAAGCTTTCCATGTCTTGAAGCTCTTCTTATAAGCCTTCTTAATACATATCCTCTACCTTCATTACTTGGAATAACTCCGTCTCCTACTAAGAATGTCATTGCTCTGATATGATCTGTGATTACCCTAAATGACATATCATCTTTTTTTGAGCTACCATATTTTTTTCCACTTTCTTTCTCTATTTCATTTATTATTGACTTCATACTGTCTATTTCAAATATATTATCTGCTTCTTGTATTATAGTTGTTATTCTTTCCAATCCCATTCCTGTATCTATATTAGGCTTAGTAAGTAGATTATAATTTCCTTTTTCATCCTTATCATATTGAGAAAATACTAAATTCCAAACCTCTACATATCTATCGCAGTCACATCCTGGCTTACAATCTTTATTATCACAACCGTATTTTTCTCCTCTATCTATATATATCTCTGAGCATGGACCACAAGGTCCTACCTCTAGCTCCCAAAAATTATCTTCCTTTCCTAACTTAACTATTCTATCTTCACTTACTCCTATTTCTTTGTTCCATATTTCATATGCCTCATCATCATCTAAGTATACAGATACCCATAATCTTTCAACAGGTATTTCAAGTCTTTCAGTCATAAACTCCCAAGCCCAATTTATAGCTTCTTTCTTAAAATAGTCTCCAAATGAGAAGTTTCCTAACATCTCAAAAAATGTACCATGTCTAGCAGTCTTACCTACATTATCTATATCTCCAGTTCTAACACATTTTTGACAAGTTGCCATTCTTCTCCTAGGAGGTTCTTCCGTTCCTAAAAAATAAGCTTTAAGAGGTGCCATACCAGCATTTACCAAAAGTAAACTCTTGTCATTCTTAGGCACTAGTGGATAACTTTTTTCAACTAAATGTTCTTTTTCTTTAAAAAAGTCAAGAAATTCTTTTCTTATATTGTGTAAACTCATTTTTTTCATATTTTATGTATTCTCCTTTCTTTTTTTGCAAATAAAAAAACTCCTCCCAAAACTTAGGGACGAGTTTACCCGCGGTACCACCCTATTTACTACAATAGTCTCTTTACCAAAATAACGGTTATAACCGAAAACCTCTACTCTAATAGATTCAAGGTTTTAACTTAAGGGTTGCTTCAATATATTAGTCTAAATACTTTCCAGCCAAGAGTATTCTCTCTATAAGACTTCATATATTTACTACTCCCTATCACTGTCTCTAAAATATATATAATTATTTATTATTAATCATGTTTATAATTAGGATTATAAATAAAACATTTTCTTTTGTCAATATTTCTGTGCCTTAGACATTTTATCTACTATAACATTCATAAATATTCTTAAAATAGCAGTTACCGGAACTGCTAATAACATTCCTAAAATTCCAAAATAACTTCCTCCTATTAATAATGATAGCAAAACAACGACTGGATGTAATCCTACACTTTCACCTACTATCTTAGGTGATAATACATTACTCTCTAATTGCTGAATTACTATAAACATTATTAAAACCCACAATGCTCTAATAGGAGATTTCAGCAGTGCAAATATAATAGCCGGAATAACACCTATGATAGGTCCAACATATGGAATTATATCAAACACTCCTGCTATTATACCTATTATTATGGCAAAATCTATACCTAATATTAAAAGCATTATAGTTGTAGCTATACCAACAAAAGTAGCTACTATAAGTTGTCCTCTAATAAATTTAC is part of the Gottschalkia purinilytica genome and harbors:
- the alaS gene encoding alanine--tRNA ligase, which encodes MKKMSLHNIRKEFLDFFKEKEHLVEKSYPLVPKNDKSLLLVNAGMAPLKAYFLGTEEPPRRRMATCQKCVRTGDIDNVGKTARHGTFFEMLGNFSFGDYFKKEAINWAWEFMTERLEIPVERLWVSVYLDDDEAYEIWNKEIGVSEDRIVKLGKEDNFWELEVGPCGPCSEIYIDRGEKYGCDNKDCKPGCDCDRYVEVWNLVFSQYDKDEKGNYNLLTKPNIDTGMGLERITTIIQEADNIFEIDSMKSIINEIEKESGKKYGSSKKDDMSFRVITDHIRAMTFLVGDGVIPSNEGRGYVLRRLIRRASRHGKLLGIKEDFLNRLSSKIIDSWGETYVELRERESQIKKVIKVEEDKFQETIEQGINILNEYVEIIKNEGKNILDGKRAFKLYDTYGFPIDLTKEILEEYDMNIDEDGFNSEMQKQRERARKAREEGDNQAWDTDDIGLEDNNLKTIFEGYKNFTSNSKVIGIVKSDKGIVDSLKEGENGIILLDKTPFYAESGGQVGDTGILKGENILIKVNDTKKGKGGKILHFVEVIKGEVYNEVELYAEIDENKRNDTARNHSVTHLLHQALKDVLGDHVSQAGSLVLPDRLRFDFTHFEGVSKDQLDQIEKIVNFKILEGLDVSIIETSLEDARAMGAQALFDEKYGDVVRVVKIGDYSKELCGGTHIGNSSQIGLFKIINETGIASGVRRIEAMTGKKAYDHIKGIEDQVEKIADLLKANKKDIINKVQSMNEEVKNLEKELDRLKSQLALSKVNDIIGDVKSINGINLVCKRIDGMDTNGLRQLGDTIKDKLESVLIVLASVKDDKVMLVSMATKDLIDKGIHAGNIIREVAKVTGGGGGGRPDMAQAGGKDPNKVDDALKIVPSLVESQMK